The following is a genomic window from Bombina bombina isolate aBomBom1 chromosome 3, aBomBom1.pri, whole genome shotgun sequence.
tactttctccaacggtgtgtccggtccacggcccgccctggtttttttaatcaggtctgatgaattattttctctaactacagtcaccacggtaccatatggtttctcctatatttttcctcctgtccgtcggtcgaatgactggggtgggcggagcctaggagggactatatggccagctttgctgggactctttgccatttcctgttggggaagagatattcccacaagtaaggatgacgccgtggaccggacacaccgttggagaaagtaatttatcaggtaagcataaattctgttattctctTTAAATTGATTTTTCTGTATATTTAAATAGCAACCTAAGAGGAAAATAGTCTtcaaacaagttaaaaaaatagtaaataaaaggGCAGTGCTAAAAATATATAGTAACCAGAATTAGTGTAGACCAAATATAAATTCCTTGTTAATTATTGTggagaagaggaaaaaaataaatataaatatatatatattgctataaataataaaaaacgcaCAATAAATCTCAAGTTTGATACACTCATAAATTATactcaaaatgttttttaaaaagttgtgtttatttttttccagCTATATAAACTCCAGAAGATGTATAATTTTCTCACATGGATGATCATTTGGAAACCCAATTATAATTCCTTATTTATTATAAAGCTGCACATTTatgatacaaattaaagggacactgaacccatttttttttctttcgtgattcagatagagcatgcaattttaagcaactttctatttactcctattatcacatttttcttcgttctcttgctatctttatttgaaaaagaaggcatctaagattttttttcggttcagactatggacagcacttgtatattggtggatgaatttatccaccaatcggcaagaacaacccaggttgttcaccaaaaatgggcttttATGGGATTTTAGATACTATTGCTTTGCAATTTCTGTGTTTTTGACAAAGAGTAATTGACAACTTCGAATACCTTAATagctttttttaatgattttattttgtttaagagAAGAATGTATCATGTTTTATTAATAAAACCCTACAAAATGGGCAGTAGAtacatagaaaagagttccagtAAAAATGACTAGGATACATGCAGTAAGGACTACAAGAACATTTACGTTTTCATATATTGCAATCAAAATGTTATATctgctttattattatttactttaaagTCTGTTTAAAGGCATTGTGGCTGTACTTGCAGGGTTTTTAAATGATAGTTTCCTCATGCATTGCTTCCATATAGGGATTCCTTGGCCAGGAGGATCTCTTGCAGTTAAAAACAGAAGAATCATTACTAAAGGACCAACTAGCACTAGCTATAGGTATGTATATCttctttaaacaattttctcaTGTGTATTTAGTTACTTCTTGCCAAGCAAGGGGTGTTCAGCTTTGCTTTACACTAGGTAGTACTGCATTTCAAATGGACTATACCAGCAAAGTTTGCTAGTTTTCTATTAGTGAATattaagataaaaaagaaaaaaaatatcctggtttcacaaaagtaaaaagccttttattctaacaaaatgaaAAGTCCATAACAAGAACAGAGTGAAAGCTGTAATCATAGACCTGCCGATTCAGGTGCAACATTCACCATAAAATGTATTATTcgtgattaattttttttaataaatgatcaaaGAATACTGTAATATAGGGATGTAGAAATagaactattttaggatttttttgctCTCTGTCTTcctggtttttcattttttgtgCATAAATATTTACTGTCTGCCAGTGTATCATTTAAGGTCCTTGTCTCTTTGTCATTTGAAGGGAAACTTGGAGAGAACATGAGCATAAAGAGAGCTGTCTGGGTGATGACTACTTCCGATGTCTTCGTTGGTTCCTATATGCACGGTACCCTCCCGACAGAAACACCATTTTTGGCTAATATGGCCTTTGGCAAATATGGGGCTTTAGTGATGTGCCAAGCAGCTGACCCCAAGGGCAATATTGCTGAACTTGGCCGAAGACTAGGCCAGCATGTGGTGGGCATGAACCCTCGGTCAGTGGGATCTCTGGAAGATGAGTCCATAGGGGAAGATGAGACCAGAATGCTGGCTCAGTCTTTCCTGCTAGAGCCCAGCCTTACAGTGGGACAATACGTGCAGCCAAGAGGAATACATGTGCTTGACTTTGTGCGCTTTGAGTGTGGAGAGGAGACAGAGTCCCCAGAAGCCTGCTAGTTAGAACACAAAGCTTGATTCTTGTGAGGatcatggactttttttttttttcctaacctgAAATAAATATATGATGTAAGTTCACAGAATTACATGTAGTGAAGTTTTTCATGCACAGTGGAAAATGAGGCATAATATGATTTTTACACAAAGTGAAATGATTTTCCCTAAATTGGAATTGTCGATGTTATTAACACTGTACAGGATTATGGAAGGGGACAGCAGTCAGGGTATAGATTATTTTTATCCAGAGCATTTTCTTGTAGCATCAATGGAGCAGAGTTAGTGGTATTTTTTTTAAGGTTATAAGTATAAACAAATTACATTTGCCCAATATTTTGGAGAAAAAGTTATATGAAGTTTTCCCTACAAATGCTGAACTGTACTGGAGGAGCAAACTCTGCTGTCTGATGCAAATTATTGTTCTGTGCTTGGAGGAGACGGTGGTTGTCTTCTGTGAAGGACAAACTAATTGGGCAGTGCTGTAGGGATGAAGAGAAAATTAAGCTGCTTAGTGGTTAAAAAAACATTAGTACTGGGGGAGGAGGCAAATCTACAGGGAGCTGTTTCATTCTTGGGGATGAACAGAGACTCAAGAGGGGAAGGCATCGCAGAATGAGATCTGAGAATAGAGTGGAGAGGCATAAGAGAGTGATGCATGTAGATGGGGGGGAAAGGCAAGAGTGTGAAGTCTAGAATAAAAGTGTGAGTTTGGGTATAGGAGTAAGGGAATAAGTGCAGTGACAGGCAAGAGAGTGAGATTCCAGTGTGGAAAAGGCTTATTtctcttggtgtatccagtccacggatcatccattacttgtgggatattctcattcccaacaggaagttgcaagaggacacccacagcagagctgtaatatagctcctcccctaactgtcatagccagtcattctcttgcaactctcaacaagctaggatgttgtaggagagagtggttaaatatagttagtttattttcttcaatcaaaagtttgttatttttaaatagtaccggagttgtgctattttatctcaggcagtaaatagaagaagaatctgcctgaggtttctatgatcttagcaggttgtaactaagatccattgctattctcacatatgtctgaggggattacacagatgaggtaacttcagcgagagaatggcgtgcagtttattctgctatcaggtatgtgcagttataattttttctagagatggaaaacactagaaaatgctgctgataccggattaatgtaagttaagcctgaatacagtgatttaataacgactggtatcatgcttactcccaggggtaatacccttatgatattgcaatataaacgtttgctggcatgtttaatcgtttttatatatgcattggtgataaaactttattggggcctagttttttccacatggctggcttaaattttgactagaaacagttttactgagactttccactgttatagtataaaagttacagttggtgcagttaaaattacaaactgtgacatccagcttccctcaggagtcccctgtatgctataggacatctctaaagggctcaaaggctttccaaagtcgtttattggggaaggtaggaccacagcttgctgtggcagttggttgtgactgttaaaaacaaaaaaaaaagtctttcgtttttttgatccgttttttgaactaaggggttaatcatccatttgcaagtggatgcaatgctctgctagcctattacatacactgtaaaaattgtttgatttactgcattttttcactgtttttcaaattctgacaaaatttgtttctcttaaaggcacagtaccgtttttttatatttgcttgttaacttgatttaaagtgttttccaagcttgctagtctcattgctagtctgtataaacatgtctgacatagaagaaactccttgttcattatgtttaaaagccatggtggaaccccctcttagaatgtgtaccaaatgtactgatttcattttatgcaataaagatcatattctgtttttaaaaaaattatcaccagaggaatctgacgaggggaaagttatgccgactaactctccccacgtgtcagaccctttgactcccgcccaagggactcacgctcaaatggcgccaagtacatctagggcgcccatagcgtttactttacaagacatggcggcagtcatggataatatactgtcagcggtattagccagactacctgaacttagaggttagcgagatagctttggggtgagacaaaatgcagagcatactgacgctttaagaaccatgtctgatactgcctcacaatatgcagaagctgagaaaggagagcttcagtcagtgggtgatgttaatgactcaggaaagatacctgtttctaatatttctacatttaaatttaagcttgaacacctccgcgtgttacttagggaggttttagctgctctgaatgactgtgataccattgcagtgccagagaaattttgtagactggataaatgctttgcagtgccggtgtgtactgatgtttttccaatacctaaaaggtttacagaaattattaataaggaatgggatagaccaggtgtgccgttctcttcccctcctatttttagaaaaatgttttccaatagacgccaccacacgggacttatggcagacagtccctaaggtggagggagcagtttctactctagcaaagcgtactactatccctgtcgaggacagttgtgcttttttagagccaatggataaaaaattagaaggttaccttaagaaaatatttattcaacaaggttttatcctacagcccattgcatgcattgcccctgtcactgctgctgcggcgtactggtttgagtctctggaagaggctttacaggtagagactccattggataacatacttggcaaacttagagcacttaagctagccaattattttatttctgatgccattgttcatttgaataaactaacggctaagaattctggttttgctatacaggcgcgcagagcgctatggcttaaatcatggtcagctgacgtgactttaaaatctaagctacttaacattcccttcaaggggcagaccctattcgggcctggtttgaaggagattattgctgatatcacgggaggaaaaggttgtgcccttcctcaggacaggtccaaatcttgggccaaacagtctaattttcgtgcctttcgaaacttcaaggcaggtgcggcatcaacttcctctaataataaacaagagggaacttttgctcaatccaagacggtctggagaccaaaccagacctggaaaaaaggtaagcaggtcaaaaagcctgctgctgcctctaagacggcatgaaggaacgaccccctatccggtaacggatctagtagggggcagactttcactcttcgcccaggcgtgggcaagagatgttcaggatccctgggcgttggaaattatatcccagggaaatcttctggacttcaaagcttcccccccaaaagggagatttcacctttcacaattatctgcaaaccagataaagagtgaggcattcttatactgtgtacgagacctcctagttatgggagtgatccatccagttccaaaggaggaacagggtttttactcaaatctgtttgtggttcccaaaaaagagggaaccttcagaccgattttggatctaaagatcttaaacaaattcctcaaagttccgtcgttcaagatggaaactattcgtaccatcctaccactgatccaggatggtcaatatatgactacagtggatctagaggatgcttatcttcacattccgatacacaaagatcattatcggtttctcaggtttgcctttcaagacagtcattaccagttgtagctcttcccttgggattagctacagccccaataatctttacaaaggttctagggtcgcttttggcggtcctaaggccacagggcatagcagtagccccttatttagacgacatcctgatacaggcgtcaaacttccaaattgccaagtctcatacggatgtagtactggcatttctgaggtcgcatgggtggaaagtgaacgaggaaaagtgttctctatccccactcacaaggattttatcttttctccaagaaggtttggaaaaaggattgtcagctagtttcttaaagggacagatttttgctctgtctattcttttgcaatagcgtctggcagatgttccagacgttcaggcattttgtcaggctttattttgaatcaagcctgtgtttaaacctgttgctccaccatggagcttaaacttggttcttaaggttcttcaaggagttccgtttgaacctcttcattccatagatatcaaacttttatcttggaaagttctttttttttttttttttttttggtagctatttcctcggctcgtagagtctctgagctatctgccttacaatgtgattctccttatctgatttttcatacggataaggtagtcctgcgtaccaaacctgggttcttacctaaggtggtatctaacaagaatatcaatcaagagattgtggttccatccttgtgttacacaatctggacgtggtctgtgctttaaagttttacttacaagctactaaagattttcgtcaaacatctgctttgtttgttgtctactctggacagaggagaggtcaaaaggctttggcaacctctttttctttttggctaagaagcttaatccgcttagcctatgagactgctggacagcagcctcctgaaaggattacagctcattccactagagctgtggcttccacttgggcctttaaaaatgaggcttctgttgaacagatttgcaaggcggcgacttggtcttcgcttcatactttttcaaaattttacaaatttgatacttttgcttcttcggaggctatatttgggagagaggttttacaggcagtggttccttccatttaagttcctgccttgtccctcccttcatccgtgtactttagctttggtattggtatcccacaagtaatggatgatccgtggactggatacaccttacaagagaaaacacaatttatgcttacctgataaatttatttctcttgtggtgtatccagtccacggcccgccctgtcattttacggcaggtaatttttaaatttaaactacagtaaccactacaccctatggttcctc
Proteins encoded in this region:
- the TSFM gene encoding elongation factor Ts, mitochondrial; its protein translation is MHRMAALSGALRLKLLSWQQARLIHSCVRLLATDKEILVKLRKKTGYSFMNCKKALEKFNNDYKQAETWLHQQAQKEGWNKASKLQGRKTAEGLVGLLQEGNTTVMVEVNCETDFVARNVKFQQLVQQVALGSLRLCQSQEQNLSSYVKGFLGQEDLLQLKTEESLLKDQLALAIGKLGENMSIKRAVWVMTTSDVFVGSYMHGTLPTETPFLANMAFGKYGALVMCQAADPKGNIAELGRRLGQHVVGMNPRSVGSLEDESIGEDETRMLAQSFLLEPSLTVGQYVQPRGIHVLDFVRFECGEETESPEAC